The Gemmatimonadota bacterium genome contains the following window.
CGTCCACCAGCTCGTGAAAGCCGGGGCGTGTGGTGATTCGCGGCGCGCGCATTTTCTAACTGCCATCTGTTCCGGCACCGGGCGGGGTCTGACCGCCCGGGGCTCGTAGATCTCGCACCTCGGCCGACGCCAGGAACTCCTCGATCCGGGTCGCCACCTCTCCCTCCATCTCCAGGAGCAGCAGCTGGCGGGCAAGGTCCTGGCATCGTGCCGAGACATACGCCCAATCGCGGTATCGAGGCTCGAGCCCCCGGAACGTTTCGAGGTCCATGTGTTCCAGGTCGAGCGGACCTGCAGTTGTCACCTCCGCCAGGCGCGTAATGCACGACTGGTTCCCGGAGCCCGGGTAGAGGACGTTGAGGAAGCGCAGCGCCTCGAGGGCCCGCGCATCTCCGAGCTTGTCCGCGAGGGCGGCGACGTCCAGGAAATCACGAGTCGCCTGCCGGGCAATGCACAGGTATGCCTTAATGCGCAGGGTCTCCTCTGCCGTAGGAATGACGAGGCCCTGGACCGTCTCGAGCTCGAACGTGACCGGGCGTTCAAGCTGACGCACGCCCAGGCGCACCCCATGCCGTTCGCCCAGCAACGCCAGGGGAGGCCGTTCGCGGTTGAGGTGCCACGCTTCCCACGTATGCAATTCTTGCTTCACAAGCTCGAACCGGTTGCGCAGCAGGGGCGTGACCTGGTCGACATGCCGATGGTGCGGCCGCGGCGCTTGCTGGTGGCGGCCAGGTTGTGGTAGCGGCGGTGCTCGCGCCGGCTCATCCCCCGGCCGTCGTCGAGAACGGTCAGCAGCGCGTCCGCCGGGCTGGTCTGGAGCTGCACCAGCGTCGCCCCCGAATCCAGCGCGTTGGCGATCGTCTCGGTGAGGATCGTCTCCTCGAGCGACTCCGGGTAGGCGTCCCGCAGGTCCTCGAGGAGATGAAGCAGGTCTACCCGGGTTTCACCCAAAGGCGGTCTCCCCTGCGTTCTCGTGCGTGGAGCGGTTTCTCATTATAGCCGGTTGCGGTCACACCAGCAGCAATTGTGATCTGGACGTGCTCGCTACGGGAAGAGGCCTTGCCAAGGAGCCGCTGGGGCCGCCGCACAGCAACTTGCCGGCCGAGAATATCCAGCTCAGCAGCGGACGCGGACTCTCTACGTGCTCGGCGTCCCGGAGCGGCGCGAGGGGTAGCGGGGGATCCGCTGAAGAATCTCAGCTTCCTCCTTCTGCGCGTGGTATAGCTCCCACCGAACCTGCAGGTTCATCCAGAACCCCGTCGAGGTTCCCAAGTACTGTGCCAGGCGAAGGGCTGTACCCGGCGTAATGCCCCGGCGCCCGTTCACGATCTCGTTCACCCTCTGGTAGGGCACATGGATGGCATCGGCGAGCTCGCGCTGCGTCAGCCCCATGGGCTCAAGGAACTCCTCCAGGAGCATCTGGCCAGGGTGCGTCGGCGCACGGTGTGTAGGCACTCGAACCACAGGTCACCTCAATGATAGTCGACCACTTCGACATCTTCCGGGCCGGTCTCGGTCCATTTGAAACAGATCCGGTATCGCTCGTTGATTCGGATACAATGCTGCCCTCTGCGATCTCCCTTGAGGCCCTCGAGTCTGTTGCCCGGCAGGATGCGCAAGTCCCCGAGCGATTCGGCCGAATCGAGGGCGTCCAGCTTCTTCGCTCCTTGACGCCAGAGCGGCTGCGGTAGCGCCTTCCGTGCCGCCTTCGTGGGTCTGCCGTAGAACAGATCCTCGGTGCCGGCGTCGCGGAAGCTGCGGATCATCTTAGCATGATAGCCGTCATCCCATGCTATGACAATCCCTTTCCTCCGCGGGCTCGAGTGCGTAGCTTGGGTCGTTAACCCGTCAGGCTGCCGGCCGATCGGAACGCGGGCGAGGGTGGGTGGGTGTGGGGGTACTTCGACGGCGCGGGCAAGGTCAAGATCGCGGTGAGCGGCAAGGGCGCGTCGTGCGCCTTCTGCCACCGGAGCGGGATCGATTACACGCGCATGAACGACGGGCATCCGTAGGAGGAGGCGATCATGCGTAACGGTCTTGTTCTGACGCTGGCGTGTGCGTGCATCGCTCTCACGGGCGACGCCGCCCGCGCGCAGCGCGCCGCGCCCAACTCCGAGGTGTGGGTGGTCGACCAGTCG
Protein-coding sequences here:
- a CDS encoding type II toxin-antitoxin system RelE/ParE family toxin — translated: MIRSFRDAGTEDLFYGRPTKAARKALPQPLWRQGAKKLDALDSAESLGDLRILPGNRLEGLKGDRRGQHCIRINERYRICFKWTETGPEDVEVVDYH
- a CDS encoding ATP-binding protein, producing the protein MGETRVDLLHLLEDLRDAYPESLEETILTETIANALDSGATLVQLQTSPADALLTVLDDGRGMSRREHRRYHNLAATSKRRGRTIGMSTRSRPCCATGSSL
- a CDS encoding HigA family addiction module antidote protein, producing the protein MVRVPTHRAPTHPGQMLLEEFLEPMGLTQRELADAIHVPYQRVNEIVNGRRGITPGTALRLAQYLGTSTGFWMNLQVRWELYHAQKEEAEILQRIPRYPSRRSGTPST